From Gouania willdenowi chromosome 18, fGouWil2.1, whole genome shotgun sequence, one genomic window encodes:
- the LOC114480586 gene encoding GTPase IMAP family member 7-like isoform X6: MVVVGKTGSGKSSLGNTLFDSPSSPERRIVLVGKTGSGKSSLGNTLFDFPSLPERRIVVVGKTGSGKSSLGNTLFVETYTKHEEEVVTRIFQYFSQKVLKYSVIIFTHGDQLPEGTTIQQFVDHNEKLKDVVIKCGGRCHVFDSRYWKNNNPEEKYRSNSYQLEELLYTVENLVISNNGGIYTNEMLQEVDQMIQEEEELIRESESGLSDEEIKERK, translated from the exons ATTCTCCAAGTTCACCTGAACGTAGGATCGTTTTGGTTGGAAAAACTGGATCTGGGAAAAGTAGCCTGGGAAACACTTTGTTTG ACTTTCCAAGTTTACCTGAACGTAGGATCGTTGTGGTTGGAAAAACTGGATCTGGGAAAAGTAGCCTGGGAAACACTTTGTTTG TGGAGACTTACACTAAACATGAGGAGGAGGTCGTCACTAGAATATTTCAGTACTTCTCTCAAAAAGTGCTGAAATATTCTGTGATCATCTTCACTCATGGAGACCAGCTCCCTGAAGGGACGACCATTCAGCAGTTTGTGGATCACAATGAGAAGCTGAAGGATGTGGTGATAAAATGTGGCGGCCGCTGTCACGTCTTTGATTCCAGATACTGGAAGAACAACAACCCAGAAGAAAAATACAGGAGCAACTCCTACCAGCTGGAGGAGCTGCTCTACACTGTAGAGAATCTGGTGATCAGCAACAATGGAGGCATTTACACCAATGAAATGCTGCAGGAAGTAGATCAGATGatacaggaagaggaagagttGATTAGAGAGTCAGAAAGTGGCTTGTCTGATGAAGAGATTAAAGAGAGA aaat AG
- the LOC114480586 gene encoding GTPase IMAP family member 7-like isoform X4 produces the protein MNTQLTLVDTPGLFNIEKSEEDLKSEIIRSIIECAPGAHAFLIVLKVEKFTKHEEEVVTRISQYFSEEVLKYSVIVFTHGDQLPEGTTIQQFVDHNEKLKDLVRKCDDRCHVFDSRYWKNNNPEEKYRSNSYQLKELLYTVENLVISNNGDIYTNEMLQKVEQMIQKHEELIRESGDFSPDKIRKSAKSDVSKTLLIKLTDAEKKLVVRNHNNTNKILQETGQHRKMKNSSVNSQETCHLRRLESWRSLDLLFDFSSHGQVK, from the coding sequence TCAACATAGAGAAGTCTGAGGAGGATCTAAAGTCTGAGATCATCAGGTCTATCATAGAGTGTGCTCCTGGGGCTCATGCTTTTCTCATTGTGCTTAAAGTGGAGAAGTTCACTAAACATGAGGAGGAGGTCGTCACTAGAATCTCTCAGTACTTCTCTGAAGAAGTGCTGAAATATTCTGTGATCGTCTTCACTCATGGAGACCAGCTCCCTGAAGGGACGACCATTCAGCAGTTTGTGGATCACAATGAGAAGCTGAAGGATCTGGTGAGAAAGTGTGACGACCGCTGTCACGTCTTTGATTCCAGATACTGGAAGAACAACAACCCAGAAGAAAAATACAGGAGCAACTCCTACCAGCTGAAGGAGCTGCTCTACACTGTAGAGAATCTGGTGATCAGCAACAATGGAGACATTTACACCAATGAAATGCTGCAGAAAGTAGAGCAGATGATACAGAAACATGAAGAGTTGATTAGAGAGTCAGGAGACTTTTCACCTGACAAGATAAGGAAAAGTGCCAAATCTGATGTTTCAAAAACATTATTGATTAAACTTACTGATGCTGAAAAGAAGTTGGTGGTGAGAAACcataataacactaataaaatACTACAAGAAACGGGCCAACACAGGAAGATGAAGAATTCATCAGTAAACAGTCAGGAGACTTGTCATCTGAGGAGGTTGGAGAGTTGGCGATCACTGGATTTGTTGTTCGATTTCTCATCTCATGGGCAGGTAAAATAG